A region from the Vicia villosa cultivar HV-30 ecotype Madison, WI linkage group LG3, Vvil1.0, whole genome shotgun sequence genome encodes:
- the LOC131660568 gene encoding uncharacterized protein LOC131660568: protein MHYVYRLRVSLSMAYTLPSLRLFNPSGSAFSSTKFSGTLHAASFSNQTSRLTSNSMSQPAATDSTTLSTPEVAPSPPDNADVVVQYVVLRRDLIDTWPLGSVVTQGCHASVSAVWSNKDDPVTIDYCSPDKIDSMHKVTLEVKGEPQIKNLSEKLKSGGIIHKLWIEQPENIPTCLATKPYPKSIVSPYFKKLKLCK, encoded by the exons ATGCATTACGTCTACCGTCTACGTGTCAGTTTATCAATGGCTTACACCCTTCCATCTCTTCGTCTCTTCAACCCCTCCGGTTCCGCCTTCTCTAGCACAAAATTTAGCGGCACTTTACACGCGGCCTCTTTCTCGAACCAGACGAGTCGACTCACCTCTAACTCAATGAGTCAACCCGCCGCCACGGATTCCACCACTCTTTCGACACCTGAAGTTGCTCCGTCACCGCCGGATAACGCCGATGTCGTGGTCCAGTACGTGGTGCTCCGGCGAGACCTGATTGATACTTGGCCATTAGGTAGTGTGGTCACTCAAGGCTGCCACGCTTCTGTTTCCGCCGTTTGGTCCAACAAAGACGATCCTGTCACAATCGACTATTGCAGCCCAGATAAAATCGATTCTATGCATAAA GTCACACTTGAAGTGAAAGGAGAACCCCAGATCAAAAACTTGTCTGAGAAGCTGAAATCTGGTGGTATCATTCACAAACTGTGGATTGAGCAACCTGAAAACATTCCTACTTGCCTTGCCACAAAACCTTACCCTAAATCAATTGTATCTCCATACTTTAAGAAGTTGAAACTCTGCAAGTGA